The DNA window CGGCATTGGTTTTGGGAAAACTCAGCAGCACAACCTGGAGATCCTCCGGCGTTTAGGTGAGTTACGGGTGCTGGGAAAACCCTTACTCCTGGGCACTTCTCGAAAATCGTTTATTGGAGCCACGCTTAACTTGCCAGTAACCGAACGAATGGAAGGGACGGCGGCGACGGTTGCGCTGGGGATTGCTAACGGTGTGGATATTGTCCGGGTTCATGATGTTAAGGAGATGGTCCGGGTTGCTCGGATGACTGATGCCATTGTGCGAGGCGACGGTGATGACTGACCGTATTATCTTAAAGGGCATGCGTTTTTTCGGTTATCACGGGGTGTTGCCGGTGGAAAAAAGCAATGGGCAGGAGTTTGTGGTTGACGCTGAATTATTCCTGCCGCTGCAGCCGGCCGGGGAGAGCGATAATCTTAATTTAACGGTTAATTATGCAGCCGTGTACCAGGATATTCGGGCCCTGGTCGAGGAACGGCGGTTTGATTTGATCGAAGCGCTGGCTGAGGCTATTGCCAGCCGCCTGCTCGACGTATATCCCCCAGTCCAAAAAGTGGTCGTGCGGGTCAAAAAACCGCGAGTACCTCTGCCAGGCCCGCTTGAGTACGCCGGTGTGGAGATTGAGCGGGGTCGGGAGTAATGGCCGAGACAGCATTTATTGGGTTGGGGTCTAACCTTGGGGATAAAGCGGCGTATCTCAATTCTGCCCTGGAAAAATTGCGACAGGTGCCAGGAATTTCTGTTATCCAGGTTTCATCGTTTTACGAGACACCCCCGTGGGGTTACCAGGAGCAGGATTGGTTCTTAAACGCGGTCGTCGAGATCCAGACTGAACTTAAACCTGAGGAACTGCTTATCAAGCTGCAGGAGATCGAAACTTCCATGGGGCGGATGCGCTCGATCCGCTGGGGACCGCGGACCATAGATCTGGATATCCTTCTTTACGATCAACTGGTCATTGAGCGCCAGGATCTGAAGATCCCCCATCCTGGACTGGCGGAGAGGGAGTTTGCCCTTGTTCCTCTGGCGGAGATAGCGCCAGCATTCAGACTGCCTGATGGACGAACTGTGGCTGAATTAGTGGAACAATCGGGAATTTGTATGAAAAAAATTATTGTCCCCAAAATGATGACGTGATAAAATAAAGGCGCAATCGAAAGTCGAATTTTTTTTTAGAGTAACTGCATAGGAAAAAAATCCGCTTGTAGCCATTAAGGACCGAGACGGAAGGTATGATGACAATGACGGCGTGGAAGCCTTCTGGAGTTAGTGTGTCCAGAAGGCTTTGTTTATCCGATGCAATTTGGGGAACCTGTTCACACGGAAGAGGGTTTGCGTTGAGGAGGAAGGGATACCATGGATAAAAAGAAGATCGCTATTATCGGCGCAGGAGTTGTCGGTTCGGCGGTTGGGATTATTCTTAAAGATCATGGTTACCCGATTGTGGGGGTGGCGAGTCGTTCCCCTGCATCTGCTGAGCGGTTAGCTAACCGTTTGCATACTACGGCTTACTTATCTTATGCTCGAGCGGCTAAACTGGCTGACCTGGTTTTTGTGACCACTACGGACAGTGCTATCGTCACGGTGGTCGAGGAGGTGGCGGCCGTTCAGGCCTTTCATCCTGGACAGATTGTCGTGCACATGAGTGGAGCGTTGAGTTCGGCGGTGTTAGCGCCGGCGGCTCGATTGGGGGCGATCGTTTTATCGATTCATCCCCTCCAATCATTCGCCAGTGTGGAACAAGCCATCCAGAATTTGCCTGGCTCCATTTTTAGTATTGAAGGAGACCCGCAGGGTTTCACCACGGCGGAGGAACTGGTTCGTAACCTGGGCGGGGAGTTTTTTTTCATCGATCAGAGGACCAAGCCTCTCTACCATGCCGGAGCATGTGTTGTATCCAACTATCTAGTCACGCTGGTTGACCTGGGAGCCAGGTTGCTCGAATCTGCCGGCCTCCCGCGGCAATCAGCTATAAAGGCTCTGCTGCCGCTGCTCGAGGGGACACTGCGCAATATCCGGAACGTAGGGATTCCCCAAGCCTTAACCGGCCCGATTGCCCGGGGAGACGTGGGTACTATTCGGAAACACCTATCAATTATGCAGGAGGTGGAGCCAGAACTCGTTGATCTGTACCAACGGTTAGGTTACCACACAGCGGAGGTAGCTGGACGTAAGGGCACGATCAACCGGGAACAAATCGAAGAACTGCAAACCATCTTATCAAACACATTCACAATTAAGGAGTGATGCTGGATGGCACGTGTGACTACGGTATCCCTGAAAGAGAAAAAGAGACGGGGCGAAAAAATCACCATGCTCACGGCCTACGATTATCCGACGGCCAAAATGGTTGATGAAGCGGGAATTGACACCATTCTGGTCGGGGATTCTCTGGGGCAGGTGGTGCTGGGGTATGAAAACACCCTGTTCGTAACGATGGACGAGATGATCCACCACACCCGAGCGGTTAGCCGGGCAGTGAAAAACGCGCTAGTGATCGGAGATATGCCTTTCTTATCCTACCACATCTCGATCGAGGAGAGCCTGCGCAATGCGGGGCGGTTCATCCAGGAAGGTGGCGCGCAGGCAGTTAAGCTTGAAGGCGGTCAGGAGCGAGTTGAGACGATCAAGGCCCTGATCGCGGCAGGGATACCGGTGGTCGGGCATATTGGCCTGACCCCACAAGCGGTACATCAGTTCGGTGGCTTTAAGGTTCAAGGGAAGGACCTGGAGACTGCGCGGAAATTGATCGCGGATGCCAAAGCTCTGGAAGAGGCGGGTGTGTTTGCCCTGGTCCTGGAATGTGTCCCGGCTCCGCTGGGTAAGAAAATTACTGAAGAAATAAGTATCCCGACAATCGGGATCGGGGCTGGACCTGATTGTGATGGTCAAGTGCTGGTAATTCACGACCTGCTTGGTCTGTATGGCGGACACGTCGCCAGATTTGTCAAACAGTATGCTCAGTTAAACGGGTTGATTTTGAATGCCCTGCGGCAGTACAAAACTGAGGTGGAAAACGGGACATTCCCCGACCCGGAACACTCATACGGATTGAAGGACGACACCCTGAGCAAACTGTATTAACCCAAGTAAACCATGGTTCGGTTAAATGGCACGTGAAAACTGATTGTTAAAACGCAGTGAAGGAAGCGTGGCGGGGTTATGACCCTGCGAGTGGGGATAACCCGCCACCGCTTTAAAAAGGTAAGCTTGAGTCCTGGCGAAAAGGCCAGACAGGGAGGCAAATAGATGCAAATATTTCAGACAATTCCTGAGATCCGCAAATTTGTTCAAACTCAGCGGGAATGCGGAAAAAAGATTGGGTTAGTGCCAACAATGGGTTATCTGCATGAGGGTCATCTGAGTCTGGTCCGCCGTGCTGCTGAGGATGGCCACACGGTGGTGGTTAGTATTTTTGTTAATCCCTTACAATTTGGCGTCGGTGAAGATTATGAAGAATATCCCCGTGACTTGACGAGAGATGTTGAACTCCTGGAGCAAACAGGCCTGGAAGTCGTCTTGTTTGCCCCCGCAGTCAAAGAAATGTATCCCCAGGGTTATGCCACCTTTGTGGAGGTGGAAAGGCTCACCAGCGGCCTGTGCGGTCGTTCGCGTCCAGGGCATTTCCGCGGCGTAACGACGGTAGTGACGAAATTGTTTAACATTGTCCAACCCGACAAAGCTTAT is part of the Bacillota bacterium genome and encodes:
- the folB gene encoding dihydroneopterin aldolase — encoded protein: MTDRIILKGMRFFGYHGVLPVEKSNGQEFVVDAELFLPLQPAGESDNLNLTVNYAAVYQDIRALVEERRFDLIEALAEAIASRLLDVYPPVQKVVVRVKKPRVPLPGPLEYAGVEIERGRE
- the folK gene encoding 2-amino-4-hydroxy-6-hydroxymethyldihydropteridine diphosphokinase — translated: MAETAFIGLGSNLGDKAAYLNSALEKLRQVPGISVIQVSSFYETPPWGYQEQDWFLNAVVEIQTELKPEELLIKLQEIETSMGRMRSIRWGPRTIDLDILLYDQLVIERQDLKIPHPGLAEREFALVPLAEIAPAFRLPDGRTVAELVEQSGICMKKIIVPKMMT
- a CDS encoding DUF2520 domain-containing protein, producing the protein MDKKKIAIIGAGVVGSAVGIILKDHGYPIVGVASRSPASAERLANRLHTTAYLSYARAAKLADLVFVTTTDSAIVTVVEEVAAVQAFHPGQIVVHMSGALSSAVLAPAARLGAIVLSIHPLQSFASVEQAIQNLPGSIFSIEGDPQGFTTAEELVRNLGGEFFFIDQRTKPLYHAGACVVSNYLVTLVDLGARLLESAGLPRQSAIKALLPLLEGTLRNIRNVGIPQALTGPIARGDVGTIRKHLSIMQEVEPELVDLYQRLGYHTAEVAGRKGTINREQIEELQTILSNTFTIKE
- the panB gene encoding 3-methyl-2-oxobutanoate hydroxymethyltransferase, whose amino-acid sequence is MARVTTVSLKEKKRRGEKITMLTAYDYPTAKMVDEAGIDTILVGDSLGQVVLGYENTLFVTMDEMIHHTRAVSRAVKNALVIGDMPFLSYHISIEESLRNAGRFIQEGGAQAVKLEGGQERVETIKALIAAGIPVVGHIGLTPQAVHQFGGFKVQGKDLETARKLIADAKALEEAGVFALVLECVPAPLGKKITEEISIPTIGIGAGPDCDGQVLVIHDLLGLYGGHVARFVKQYAQLNGLILNALRQYKTEVENGTFPDPEHSYGLKDDTLSKLY
- a CDS encoding pantoate--beta-alanine ligase yields the protein MQIFQTIPEIRKFVQTQRECGKKIGLVPTMGYLHEGHLSLVRRAAEDGHTVVVSIFVNPLQFGVGEDYEEYPRDLTRDVELLEQTGLEVVLFAPAVKEMYPQGYATFVEVERLTSGLCGRSRPGHFRGVTTVVTKLFNIVQPDKAYFGQKDAQQAIVIKRMVADLNQPLEIVVAPIVREADGLAMSSRNVYLNPEERRQAVVLFQSLQLAREMIEQGCRDVAEIKEAIIRKLQSAPLASIDYVEIVDGVNLEEITTLAGPVLIALAVRFGKTRLIDNIMLEVS